The window CCCCGTCGTGAAGGACGTCGACGGCGACGAGGTGTACCGCGGGCTCGTCAGCCGGGACGACCTCATCGAGCAGCCGGACGAAGACCAGCTCGCGCTGCTGATGCGGGAGGTCCCGACGGTCGGCGCTGACGACGACATCGTCGGCGCCGCGGCCACGATGGTCGCCGAGAGCTCCCGCCGGCTCCCGGTCGTCGACGGCGATCGGATCGTCGGTATCCTCACGGTCACCGACGTGGTGCGGGCGATCGCCCGCGGCAAGATCGACGGTGACACCGAGGTCGGCGGGCTCGCGACCACGGCGGTCAACGCGACCCACACCGAGACCCCGCTGCCGGTCGCCGAGCGGGAGATCGGGCTCGCGAACGTCCCCTACGCGGTCGTACTGGACGACGACGCCGCGATCGCGGGCATGCTCACCGAGGTCGACATCCTCGAAGTCGCCCGCGTCGTCGAGGGCGAGGCGAGCACGGGCGACTCCATCGCCGAGCAGGACTCCGAGTGGTCGTGGGAGGGCATCAAGGCGACCGGCGCGCGCTACCTCCCGACCCGCAACGTGGAGCTCCCGGCCGGGGCGACCCGCCACTTCATGACCGCGGACCTGATCACGGTCAGCCCCACCCGGACGGCGAAGGAGGTCGCCCAGGAGCTCATCAGCAACGACATCGAGCAGGTCCCCCTGGTCAACGGCACCGACCTCGACGGCATCGTGCGCGACGTGGACCTGCTGGAGGGCCTCTAGATGGCCGCGGGCGACCTCGTCGAGCTGGCGAAGCGGCGCGGCTTCTTCTTCGGCTCGAACGGCGCGTACGGGGGGACGGCCGGCTTCTACACGTTCGGTCCGCAGGGCGCGGCGCTGAAGCGGAACTTAGAGGACGCGTGGCGCGACCGGTTCACCATCCGCGAGGGGAACCGCGAGATCGAGGCGCCGACGGTGATGCCCGAGCCCGTCTTCGAGGCCTCAGGTCACCTGGAGGGGTTCGACGACATGCTCGTCGAGTGCGGCGAGTGCGGCGAGTCCCACCGCGCCGACCACCTCGTCGAGGCGGTCACCGACATCGAGGACGCCGAGGCGCTCCCCGGCGACGAGGTCGAGGCCCTCATCGCTGACAACGACATCGCCTGCCCCTCCTGCGGCACCCCGCTCGCGGGCGAGCCGGTCGAGGACTTCAACCTCATGTTCGCGACCGACATCGGGCCGGGCGACGGCCAGCCCGGCTACCTCCGGCCGGAGACCGCGCAGGGGATCTTCGTCGAGTTCCCGCGGCTGAAGGAGTACGCCCGCGGGAACCTCCCGTTCGGGATCACCCAGATCGGCCCCGCCTACCGCAACGAGATCTCGCCGCGCGGCGGGCTCCTCCGCCTGCGCGAGTTCACGCAGGCCGAGCTGGAGCAGTTCATCGACCCGGAGGAGGACGAACCACCGCTGGACCGCGTCCGCGACGTCGGCGTGCGGCTGTACCCGGCGACCGAACAGGAGGCCGAGGACGGCGAGTACGTCGAGACGACGGTCGGCGAGGCGGTCGACGAGGGCGTCATCGGCTCCCCGTGGGTCGGCTACTACCTCGGCGTCGCCAAGGAGTGGTACGAGCGCGTCGGCGTCGACACCGACCGGTTCCGGTTCCGCCAGCACCTCGCGGGCGAGCGCGCCCACTACGCGGCCGACTGCTGGGACGCGGAGAGCGAGGTCGACGGCGACTGGATCGAGATCGCCGGGTTCTCCTACCGCTCCGACTACGACCTCTCGAAGCACGGCGAGTACGGCGACGATTCCTTTACGGTGTTCAAGCGCTACGACGAGCCGAAGACGGTCGAGCGCGCGACGGTCGACCCCGACATGTCGGTCCTCGGCCCCGAGTTCGGCGGCGACGCCGGCGCGGTCGCCGACGCGCTTGAGACGCTCGCCGAGCGCGACCCCGACGCCTTCGACGGCGAGACGGTCTCGGTCGACGTGAACGGGGACACGCGTGAGGTCGACGTCGACGTCGCGAACTTCGCGGTCGAGGAGACCACCGAGAGCGGCGAGCACATCACGCCGCACGTCGTCGAGCCCTCCTTCGGCGTGGGCCGCACCGTCCAGACGCTCCTCGCGCACTCGTACCGCGAGGACGAGGTCGACGACGAGGCCCGGACGTACCTCTCCTTAGAGCCCGAGATCGCGCCGCAGGACGCCGCGGTGTTCCCGCTGGTGACCAACGACGACCGGCTCGTGGAACTCGCGGACCGGGTCGCCGCCGACCTGCGCGCGGCCGGCCTCGCGGTGGCGTACGACGACTCCGGCTCGATCGGGCGGCGCTACCGCCGGCAGGACGAGGTCGGCACGCCGTTCTGCGTCACGGTCGACCGCGACGGGATCGAGGGTGACGGCCCCGACACCGTCACCGTCCGCGAGCGCGACTCGGCGGCGCAGGTCCGGGTCCCCGCCGACGAGTTGGCCGGCGAGCTGGCCGCGCTCCGCGCGGGCGAGTCGTTCGACGCGCTGCTGGACCGGTACGAGACGGTCGAGACCGACGTCGAGACCAGCTGAACCCGTGCCCCTTCCGGCGGCGGAGTGGCGGACCGAGGTGGAGTTCGAGCGGCGGCTGGTCCACTCCGGGGGGACCCTCTACCCGGTGCCGTACCTGCTCGGCTGGTTCACGTGGACGGAGACGCGCTACTTCCTCGTGGCCGCGCTCGCCGTCGTCCTCGCGTTGGAGTTCCTCCGGCTCGTGATCGGCCTCAACCACTGGCTCTACCGGAAGCTCACCCGAGAGTACGAGACCGACGCGCTCGCCGGCTACGCGCTGTACCAAGTGAGCATGACCGGCGCGGTCCTCCTCTTGGAGCCGACGCTCGCGATCCCCGCGATGTGGATGCTCTCCGTGGGCGACCCCGTCAGCGGCGCGCTCGGGGACAACGACGCCACGGAACCGAAGCGGCCCGCCGCGTGGGTCGCGATGTTCCTCGTCTGCTTCGGACTCGCCGTCCCCTTCACCATCCCGACGTTCGGCCCCGACGTGGGCGTCGTCGTCGCGATGGCGGGCGCCGCCCCCGCCGCCGTCGCCGACGGGCTCCCGCCGATGATCCGCGGCGTCGCCGTCGACGACAACCTCACTATCCCGCCCGCCGCCGCCGGCGGGATGCTCCTCGCGCTCGCGGTGTTGGGATAGGTCGTGGGGCGGGTAGCCGCTCGATAACGAGCGAAGGGCGCGGTGGTTATTTATAAATCAACAGTTGTGGTGGCGCGCGCCTCCGAGCGCTCGCTTATAAGCGAGCGCGAGGAGCGCCGCGCGAGGGAGTCGGTCGCCCGGAGCAACGTGGAGGGCGACCGACGAGGTTGGGGAGGCGTGAGGTGCGGTGCTGTGCGGTCAGGGTGGGACTCAAAGGGGCAGCCGTGAGGCGGGCGCAGGCGACGCAAGCACTGGAAGGAGCGAACGAAGTGAGCGACTGAAGCGCGCAGCGAGCGTGCGTCCGCCTCACGGCTGGGGCTTTGAAGGCGTTCACCGTCGATCTGTTATCCCGCACGTACAGCCGAGCGGCTAGGGCTTTGGAAGCGTCTGTCAGAGATTACTAGTCAGCCATTTATAAAGAATCAGTGGCCATTTATAAAGAATCGACCCAGCGATCGTCGGAGACGACGCACACGTAGCTAACAGACCCAACCGAGCCGCAGAGAACCGATTACGGAACGATCGCTTACGTCGCGCGGCGTTCCTTCGCCTTGGGGCGGAGGTTCTTGTAGCCGCACTTGCGGCAGCGCTTCGCGTCGGAAGAGTTGCGAGCGTTACAGCGCATGCAGATCTGCCGGTCGAGGTTGCGGCGTTCCGCGGCGTCGAAGCTGGCCATACGGCTACTGTCGCGGCGACGCTGTAAAAGGTTGCGAGACGCGGCGGCGGATCGGCGACCCGCTCCGCCGCCGTTTCGGGCGTGCGTGCCGAGCCTCAGGCGCCGGCCTCGGACAGCGCGGCCTCGATGTCCTCGCGCTGGGTGACGCCGACGAATCGGTCCACGACGCCGTCGTCGTTCTCGATGATCAGCGTCGGGAGCGAGCGTACCTGATACTGGTTGGCGACGTCCTGCTCCTCGTCGACGTTCACCTTCTGGAGCTCGAAGGCGTCGCCGAGGTCCTCCTGGATCTCCTCCAGGATCGGGTCCTGCGTCTTACACGGGCCGCACCAGTCAGCGTGAAAATCCAGCAGTCGAACAGTCATTATCCGGGCGATTCTACCGTCGGACCGCGCATAAGGGTTTCCCACTCGGCGATACGCGGGGGCTGTCGGTCTCGGGTCGCCGACCGCGGCCGCGGCTCGTCGACCGCGAGCGAAACGTTTAGAACGACGCGCGGACCACGCTCGGGTATGAGCAGTGGTTCCAACTCCGGCGGGCTGATGTCCAGTGCGGGACTGGTCCGCTACTTCGACAACGAGGACCGGAACGCGATCTCGATGAGCCCCAAGACCGTCCTCGCGTTCTGCGTCCTCTTCGGCGTCTTCGTGCAGGTCCTCTCGCTGACCGTCGCGTAACGGTCCGACCCCCGTTCGAACGCTCTCCGCCCACCGACCGGTAGCGCGCCCTTTTTGCCCGTCCCCGACCGAGTCGATCACATGAAAGCAGGCGTCATCGCCGTGCAGGGCGACGTGGCCGAGCACGCCGCCGCCGTCCGGAACGCCGCGGCCGCCCACGACGAACCCGCGGAGGTCGTCGAGGTCCGCGACGCCGGGATCGTGCCCGACTGCGACGTCCTCCTCATGCCGGGCGGGGAGTCGACCACCATCTCGCGGCTGATCCACCGAGAGGGGATCGCCGCGGAGATCCGCGACCACGTCGCGAGCGGGAAGCCCGTGCTCGCCACCTGCGCCGGGCTCATCGTCTGCTCGCGGGACGCGAAGGACGACCGGGTCGACGCGCTCGGGCTCGTCGACGCCTCCGTCGACCGCAACGCCTTCGGCCGACAGAAGGACTCCTTCGAGGCGAAGATCCCGGTGACCGGGCTCGACGACCCGTTCCACGCCGTGTTCATCCGCGCGCCGCTCATCGACGAGGTCGGCGCGGACGTCGAGGTGCTCGCGACCGTCGACGGCCGCCCGGTCGCGGTGCGCGACGGGCCCGTCGTCGCCACCGCGTTCCACCCGGAGCTCACCGACGACCCGCGGATCCACGACCTCGCCTTCTTCCCCCAGCGCGAGGTGATCGCGTGAGCGACCCCGAAGCGGGACGCGACGAGGCGGGCAGAATCGAAGAGACGGGCGGAAGCGGCGAGGCCGTCCTCGACGAGCTGTTCGCCACCATCGAGTCGCGCAAGGCGGAGCTCCCCGAGGGGTCGTACACCGCCTCGCTGTTCACCCACGAGAAGGGCGAGAACGCCGTCTTAGAGAAGATCGGCGAGGAGTCGACCGAGGCCATCCTCGCGGCGAAGGACGACGACCTCGAGGAGCTCACCGCCGAGAGCGCCGACCTTGTCTACCACCTCCTGGTGCTGCTCGCGATGAAGGACCTCGACCTCGAGGACCTCCGCGGCGAGCTCCGCGATCGGTTCTGACTAAAACACTATATAGCTCACGCGGAAACGGACTTACCCGACCGAGAGGTGACTCAGTATCCTTCGTATTGAATTCCGGACGTCGCTCTCGGGCGTCATCGGCGAGATCGCCGAACGCGTCCCCGACGTGCGGTCGATCAACTTCGAGAACGCCTTCTACGCGGACGACGGCGACTGGATCGAGTCGCTGCTCGTCGCGTCAGCGTCGCCGTTCGACCCCGAAGCGGCGTTGGCGGACCTCTCTCGCGTCGAACTGTTCCACTGCGAGCAGGTGGTGGACGGATCGACGGAGCCGACCTATCGGCTGACCGTCGTCGCACACGAACCCTACCCGTTCCTCCTCGGCGTCGTGCTGCGTGAGAACGCGATCCCGAACCGGTTGGAGTTCCTGAACGGTCACCTCCGCGGAGTCGTCACGGTCACCGAGTGGGAGTCGTTCCGGACGCTCGCGGACAGGATCCAGGAGCAGTTCGGCGAGTTCGAGCTCCTGAGCGTGAACCAGGTCGAGACGACCGGCGAACCGCTCGGAAGCGGACAGCTCGGACGAGCCCTGCGGAACGAGCTCTCGCCCGAACAGCTGACCGTGCTGCGGACCGCCCATCGGATGGGGTACTTCGACGCGCCGCGGCGAGTGTCGGCGGACGAGATCGCCGCCGAGCTCGACATCGCGCAGTCGACGCTCAGCGAGCGGCTGCGACTCGCAGAGAAGCGGCTGTTCGATCTCGTCTTCTCCGTCCCCGACGAGTCGTCGACCGACGCCGCCGACAGATAGCTAGCGACCGGGGACTCGGAATCGAAACTGCGCGACCGCTCTCGATCGGCGGAGACGGTGAACCCGCCGCGATCGGCCTCGGATCTCGTATCCCTAATAAAGAATGATGAATATTGTGCGGTATCGGGGGTAGGTACAACGGAGTTACGGGGATACGTACGGGTGGAATGTCGCAAGACAAGAGCTTCGAGATCGAGACAGGCACGAAATCACGGCGGCGGTTCATCCAGATCGCCGGCGCGGCCGGGATGGCGGGGATAGCCGGCTGTGGCGGTGACGGCGGCGACGGCGGCGACGGCGGCGACGGCAGTGACGGGAGCGACGGCAGCGACGGCAGCGACGGCGGAGGCGGCGGCGCGGCGTCGATCGAGACGCAGTTCTGGGAGGAGTGGCCGGTCGAGTCGAAGGGGTCCGACGTCAACGACGAGGCGATCCAGTTCGAGTACACCGCGGTCGAGGGGGAGACCGTCCCCCAGGTGGACACCCACTTCGCGCAGGCCGAGACCCCGTGGATGCGGGAGTTCGCGCTCCTCGTCCAGCAGTCGATGAACGACATCGGCGTCGGCGTCAACCTGATCAACGTCCAGCCGAGCACCCGGTACGGGGAGTTCTGGCGGGCCGACATCGGGCATCCGGTGCCGATAACGATGAACCTCCACGGGCCGGACCCACAGCGCGGGCTCGACCCGAACCCGTTCCTGATGCGGGCGCACCCGGAGACGGGCGGGAACTACTACAACTACAAGAACGACGAGGTCACGGAGCTGTTAGACGAGCAGGCGTCGACGATCGGCGACACGGAGGCGCGCGCCGAGATCTGCCACGAGATCCAGCGCAAACTCAACGAGGACGCCTACCTCATCGCGGCGAACTTCCCGGAGGTCATCACGGTGGCCAACACCGCCGACTGGGAGGGGTACGTGCCGACCCCCGGCAACGGGACCACGCGCGACTCGTTCATCTGGACGCAGGTCAACCTCCAGCCGCAGGGCGACTCGACGACCTGGGTGAAGGGGGTCACCTCGGGGATGCAGGGGACGAACCTCCCGTTCTCCAGCGGCGGTCAGGAGGAGAAACGGCTCCTGAACGTCTACGACGGGCTCTTCGACGCCTCGCCGCAGCTCGAGATCGTCCCCGCCCTGGCGACGAACGCCGACGTCGTCGACGACACCACCGTCGAGATGGACCTCAGAGAGGGCGTCGAGTGGCACGACGGCGAGTCGTTCGGCCCGAGCGACGTGAAGTTCAGCGTCGAGTTCTACAAGGAGCACAACGCGCCCCAGCAGGCCGCATTCATCCGGACGATCGACTCCGTGGAGGTGCTCTCGGAGACCGGCGGCGGCCGCGTCCGGTTCAACCTCACGGAGCCGGACGCCGCGTTCCTTACCCAGCGGGTCGTCCGCAGCGCCATCATCCCCGAGCACCGCTGGTCGGACGTCGACAGCCCGAGCGAGTACAACCCCGAGAACCCGGTCGGGACCGGGCCGTTCTCGTTCGTCAACTGGGAGCAGGGGGCGGAGCTCCGCTTAGAAAAGCACGAGAACAACTGGATGTGGGACGACGACGTCCGCGAGGAGCTGCTCGGGGAGTACTTCGTCCCCGGCGACGGGATCGACGAGATGGTCCACGCCAACGTCGGGAACGTCTCCACGCTCATCGGCGCGATGCAGTCCGGCGACATCGACGCCATCGGGACGACGGTCTCGAACGCGCAGGCCGACCGCGCGGCGAACCCGAGCGGCGTCGAGAAGCAGACGTCGCGGAACTACGTCCCCACGGACGTCCACCTCAGTCACCTCGTCCCGCTGTTCCGGGACAAGACGTTCCGCGTGGCGCTGTCGCACGCCTTCGACAAGGAGGGGTTCGTCGAGAACACGCTCGGCGGTCGCGGCGAGGCGATCGAGGGGCAGAACCTGATCACGCCGCTTTTGACCCCCTACCACGGCGAGACCGAGCCGTACGAGTACGACGTCGACGCCGCTCGAACGATGCTCCAAGAGGCCGGGTACACGTTCGACGGCGACGACAACCTCGTCTGGCCGGAGGGCGACGCGTGGGACGCCTTCGCCGAGCGCGTCGAGAACGGGCACGCGTCCCGCGCTGACCTCGACCAGCCGGACTTCTCGTAGAGGACCTCCAACTATCCATGAGTTTTCGACGATTTTTAATAAAGCGCACCATCATCGCGGCGTTGCTGACCCTGATCGCCGTCAGTATCATCTTCGCCACGCTGCGCCTGCTGCCCGCCGACCCGTTCAGCGCGCTCGTGGCGTCGGGGTCGTTGACGCCGGAGGAGGTCGAACAGATACGGGCGATGTACGGGCTCGACGACCCGATATACGTCCAGTACCTCAGGTACGTCCAGAACCTGTTCACGTTCGAGTTCGGGATCTCGCTCACCCAGCAGCGGCCGGTCGGCGAGATCATCATCCCCGCGCTGGTCAACACGCTCGTGCTCCTGCTGCCGGCGCTCGTCGCGACCGCGATAGTCAGCTCCCTCGCCGGGATGTACGCCGGCTGGAACCGCGGGTCGTGGTTCGAGCAGTCGAGCATCGTCGTGACCACGGTCTTCCGGGCGACGCCGATCTTCGTGACGGGGATCTTCCTGCTCATCATCTTCTCGTACGGGTTGGGGTGGCTGCCCGCCTTCGGGATGCGGAGCTCGCTGGCCAACCCCGACGGGTACGTCGAGACGTTCGTCTCGGTTGACTTCCTGCGACACTACATCCTCCCGTTCACCGCGACGGTGCTGTTCTACAGCGGCGACTTCCTGATGCTCGCGCGCAACTCGGTCGTCGAGCGGAAGGGGTCGGAGTTCCTCATGCTCCACCGCGCGAAGGGGCTCTCTGAGATGGCGCAGCTGGGCCGGGCGGGGCGGAACTCGCTGCTCCCGCTCGTCACCTACTTCGCGCTCCGGACGGGGATGCTGTTCCAGGGAGTGATCACCTTGGAGGTGGTCTTCGCGTGGCCTGGGATCGGTCGCGCGCTCGTTCAGGCGATCCTCAACCAAGACTACCCGACCGTCCAGGCGGCGGTGTTCATCATGGCGCTCGCGGTCATCGTGATGAACCTCACCGCCGACCTGGCGTACGCGAAACTGGACCCGACGGTCGAGGCAGGTGACGTCTAATGTCAGGATACACCATCGACACCGACACGGCGAGGGAACGGATCCGCTCCGAGCTCGAGCGAGCGGGACGCACGCTGCGCTTCGTGCTGCGCGACAACGCGGCGAAGGCCGGCTTCGCCGTCATCGTGGTCTTCGGGTTCCTCGGCGTCTTCGGCCCGTACCTCGCCCCGTACCACCCGATCGAGGACACGCTCCAGCAGGGCGGGTCGATGATGCGGCTCCAACCCCCCGGCGGGAAGGCCCTGTTCGGAACGACGTCGTTCGGAAAAGACGTGTTGAGCCAGTTCCTCGCCGGCGCGCGGCCGACGCTGATCGTCGGCCTGTTCGGCGGCGTCGGGACGGGCGTCCTCGGCTTCCTGGTCGGGCTCACGAGCGGCTACTTCGGCGGCCGCGTCGACGAGTTCCTGATGCGGCTGACCGACCTCACCTTCGCGCTCCCGTTCCTGCCGATGGCGCTGGTGATCCTCTCGTTCGTGACGCCGAGCGTCTGGCTCATCACCGCCGTGCTCGTCGTCTTCCTGTGGAAGATGCCGGCGCGGGTCATCCGCTCGGAGGTGATGACGGTCAAGGAGCGGACGTTCGTCAAGTCGGCCCGCGCCAGGGGCGCCGGCCACATGCGGACGATGTTCCTCCACGTGGCGCCGAACGTCCTCGGGATCGGGTTCCTCTACACCGCGTACGCCGTCGGCTGGTCGATCGTCGCCGGGGCCTCGCTCGCGTTCCTCGGCTTCGGCGACCCGACGACGACCTCCTGGGGGCGGATGCTCCAGCAGGTGTTCCGGTCGGGCGCGATCCGCGTCGCATGGTGGTGGGTGCTGCCGCCGGCCATCGGTATCGGCGCCGTCACGACGGGCGTCTTCCTGGTCGGACGGGCGTTCGAGGAGATAGTTAACCCCGACCTACAGACGGAGCAAGAATGAGTCTACTCGAAATCAACGACGTGAAGATCACGTATCGGATGCCGGGCAACGACGTCCACGCCGTCAACGACGTCTCGTTCTCGATCGACGAGGGGGACAACTACGGGCTCGTCGGCGAGTCCGGCTGCGGGAAGTCCACGCTGGCGAAGTCCGTCCTCGGACTGTTAGACGACAACGGCGAGGTCCGCCGAGGGAGCATCCGGTTCGATGGGCGGGAGCTGCTCGACCTCTCCGAGCGGGACTGGCAGTCGGTCCGCTGGGAGGACATCGCCTACATCCCGCAGAGCGCGATGGACTCGCTGGACCCGGTGATGACGGTCGGCGCGCAGATCCGACAGGCCATCCGCGAACACCGGGACGTCTCGAAGCGAACGGCGAACGAACGCGTCGCCGAGGTGTTCGAGATGGTCGGTCTTGACCCCGACCGAACCGGGGACTACCCGCACCAGTTCTCCGGCGGGATGCGCCAGCGCGTCACCATCGCGATGGCGCTCGCACTGGACCCCGACCTCCTCATCGCCGACGAGCCGACGACCGGGCTGGACGTCATCGTCCAGGACAAGATCATCGACAAGCTCATGGAGATCCAAGCGGAGATCGGCAGCTCCCTGCTCCTGATCACTCACGACGTGGGCGTCGTCGCCGAGACCTGCGACGAGATGTCGGTGCTGTACGGCGGGAAAGTGATGGAACAGGGCGACACGGACCGGATCTTCAGGGCGCCGACCAACCCCTACACGATCGGGCTGAAGAACGCCTTCCCGGAGGTCGACGAGTTCGACGAGCAGGCCATCTCGATCCCCGGATCACTCCCGGATCTCACCCAGGAGCCGACGGGCTGCGTGTTCCGCAACCGGTGTCCCTTCGCCACCGAGGAGTGCGAGCGGAGCCACCCGCCGCTGGCCGAGGTCGGCGGACAGCTGTCCGCCTGTCACTACGCCGACCGGGCCGACGAGATGCGGGAGGAGGCCGCCGACCCCGCAACGTGGGGGATCGACGTCCGCGACGAGAGCGACAGGTCGAGCGGCGTCGGGGATACCATCCTCGAGACGCGGGGGCTCGAGAAGTGGTTCCAACAGCCGCAGGGCATCTTCGACGACCTGCGCGGCGCCGATCCCGACTACGTCAAGGCCGTCAACGGCGTGGACCTCACCGTCCGCGAGGGCGAGATCGTCGGGGTCGCCGGCGAGTCCGGCTGCGGGAAGTCGACGCTGGCGGAGGTGATCGCCGCGCTCCAGGACCGGACTGGCGGCGAGATCCTGATCGAGGGGACGCCGGTCGACGAGCTCCTCGGGAGGAACACGAAGGAGTTCCGCTCGCGGGTGCAGTTCATTTTCCAGGACCCGTTCGACTCGCTGAACCCCCGCCAGCGGGTTCGCGCCGCGGTGTCGGAACCCCTGAAGATCCAGGGCCACGACCGCGAGACGATCGACCGGCGCGTCAGGCAGACCGTCGAGGACGTCGGCCTCGAGCCGGCCGAGAAGTACCTCGACCAGCTCCCGGCCCAGCTGTCGGGCGGGGAGCGCCAGCGCGTCGCGATCGCGCAGGCGCTCGTGCTCGAACCGACGCTCTTGATCTGCGACGAGCCGGCGTCGATGCTCGACGTCTCGCTGAAGGCCAACATTCTCAACATCCTCAGAGAGAAGGCCGACGAGCGCGACATCGGGATCGTCTACATCTCGCACGACCTCGCGAGCCTCACGCAGATCGCCGACCGCCTGGCCGTGATGTACCTCGGTCGGATCGCCGAGATCGGGGCGACGAAAGACGTCGTCACGGACCCGAAACACCCCTACACGGCGTCGCTGCTGGCGGCCTCGCCGAAGACCGACCCCGACGTCGACAGGCAGCGGGTGCTGTTACCGGGGGAGCCGCCGAATCCGGTGAACCTCCCCGACGGGTGCAACTTCGCGCCCCGGTGTCCGAAGGCCGACGAGACGTGTCGCGGCGAGGAGCCGACGCGGTCGACGTTCGCGGACGAGGGGCACGAGGCGGCCTGCTACCACCCGGTAGAGGACGTCGAGTCCGAGCTGTTGGACCGCTACGCCGAGGCCAGAGAGGAGGAGGTCGGCGAGATCGTCGAGGAGGAGCTGACGCTGTAGTCCGCCGCGGCGGCGATCGTCTCGCTTCCGTTTCGGTTTTCACCGCTTCTCCGTTCGAGCCCCGAACCCCGCTCACTCGCTCGTCCGGACCAGCGCGTCGACGGCCAGGGGGCCGTCGGGCGTGACGACGACCGGGTTGAGGTCGAGCTCGGCGACCGCGTCGACCGAGGCCGCCAAGTTCCCGACGTTCACGAGCAGGTCGACGACCGCGTCGACAGAGAGCGGCGCGTCCCCGCGCCGGTCGGTCAGCAGGTCCGCGAGCGCCGTGGCCTCGACAGCGCGGCGCGCGTCGGCGCGCGAGAACGGTGGGACGAGCGTCGCGGTCTCGTCGAGCGCCTCCACGAGGACGCCGCCGGGCCCGACCGTGACCAGCGAGTCGAACACGTCGCCGGAGGCGACGCCGAGGATCGCCTCGACGCCGTCGCCGGCCATCGGCTGGACGAGCACGCCGGCCACGTCGGCCGCGTCGACGCGCGCCAGCGCGGCGTCCGTCACGTCGTCGT is drawn from Halorubrum sp. CBA1229 and contains these coding sequences:
- a CDS encoding ABC transporter permease, coding for MSFRRFLIKRTIIAALLTLIAVSIIFATLRLLPADPFSALVASGSLTPEEVEQIRAMYGLDDPIYVQYLRYVQNLFTFEFGISLTQQRPVGEIIIPALVNTLVLLLPALVATAIVSSLAGMYAGWNRGSWFEQSSIVVTTVFRATPIFVTGIFLLIIFSYGLGWLPAFGMRSSLANPDGYVETFVSVDFLRHYILPFTATVLFYSGDFLMLARNSVVERKGSEFLMLHRAKGLSEMAQLGRAGRNSLLPLVTYFALRTGMLFQGVITLEVVFAWPGIGRALVQAILNQDYPTVQAAVFIMALAVIVMNLTADLAYAKLDPTVEAGDV
- a CDS encoding ABC transporter permease is translated as MSGYTIDTDTARERIRSELERAGRTLRFVLRDNAAKAGFAVIVVFGFLGVFGPYLAPYHPIEDTLQQGGSMMRLQPPGGKALFGTTSFGKDVLSQFLAGARPTLIVGLFGGVGTGVLGFLVGLTSGYFGGRVDEFLMRLTDLTFALPFLPMALVILSFVTPSVWLITAVLVVFLWKMPARVIRSEVMTVKERTFVKSARARGAGHMRTMFLHVAPNVLGIGFLYTAYAVGWSIVAGASLAFLGFGDPTTTSWGRMLQQVFRSGAIRVAWWWVLPPAIGIGAVTTGVFLVGRAFEEIVNPDLQTEQE
- a CDS encoding ABC transporter ATP-binding protein, producing MSLLEINDVKITYRMPGNDVHAVNDVSFSIDEGDNYGLVGESGCGKSTLAKSVLGLLDDNGEVRRGSIRFDGRELLDLSERDWQSVRWEDIAYIPQSAMDSLDPVMTVGAQIRQAIREHRDVSKRTANERVAEVFEMVGLDPDRTGDYPHQFSGGMRQRVTIAMALALDPDLLIADEPTTGLDVIVQDKIIDKLMEIQAEIGSSLLLITHDVGVVAETCDEMSVLYGGKVMEQGDTDRIFRAPTNPYTIGLKNAFPEVDEFDEQAISIPGSLPDLTQEPTGCVFRNRCPFATEECERSHPPLAEVGGQLSACHYADRADEMREEAADPATWGIDVRDESDRSSGVGDTILETRGLEKWFQQPQGIFDDLRGADPDYVKAVNGVDLTVREGEIVGVAGESGCGKSTLAEVIAALQDRTGGEILIEGTPVDELLGRNTKEFRSRVQFIFQDPFDSLNPRQRVRAAVSEPLKIQGHDRETIDRRVRQTVEDVGLEPAEKYLDQLPAQLSGGERQRVAIAQALVLEPTLLICDEPASMLDVSLKANILNILREKADERDIGIVYISHDLASLTQIADRLAVMYLGRIAEIGATKDVVTDPKHPYTASLLAASPKTDPDVDRQRVLLPGEPPNPVNLPDGCNFAPRCPKADETCRGEEPTRSTFADEGHEAACYHPVEDVESELLDRYAEAREEEVGEIVEEELTL